The Oxyura jamaicensis isolate SHBP4307 breed ruddy duck chromosome 3, BPBGC_Ojam_1.0, whole genome shotgun sequence genome segment TTTAGTGGATCCATTGTGGGATCCATGAAGCTGTGAATTGGTAGATGCTGAAGGAACAGCACAGTGCTGAGTATTTACTGATTTACACAGAGGTAGGAAGTGTCTACAGCTCTTTCCGCAGACACCCAGCCTACTCTTGTGCAAAATGAGCTCCCAGCAAAAAAagctcccagctgcacagcacaggagagggaggactGGCGCTGCCTCTCTGCCACCCAAGCAGCCCCGCTCTCTGCCTGAAGTCCGTAACACACTGATGGATGTGTCTGCTTCTCTCCATAGGTTCAAGGCGCAAGTTTCCGGGGCTGGAAGGAAGTGACGTCTATGTTCAATAAAGATGACGAACAGCAATTGCTAGCAGGATGCAAGTCACCAAAATCCAAAGGGTGAGTTAAATTGATTGTTCTGTCTGCtctaaaaaaatacacagactGGAGCAGAGaatggctctgcagagcagtgaaGGTAGGGGCTGAAAATCAGTAGCGTTCAACTCCTGGAACTTAAATCACGGAGAAAGGTTTATGTGCATTTCAGAATTATTCATTGCAAGTTTAATGTGCGTGCTATATTAGGAAAGGATGGATATTGTTGTTAACCTTTTTAGGTATGtcagaaagaagagggaatTTAGCTGtcatccatctttttttttttttttttactgtagaaCAGTAAAGCTTTATGAGCAAAAGGGTCATCCATGTTCCCCTTTCCTCTTAAGGATTAATTACAGTTGAACTTAGgaattccttttttattttatatgctttaCTTCCTCTTTTGCAGTCATGTCTGCACCCGAAAAGGTTAAGTTGTATACCTGTACCAGGTTCTGCAAACCTTCCCTGTTGGAGCTGAAGTGTTCacttggcagtgctgctgctgctgtggctagGGCACGTTCCTGAAGAGGCAGACCTCTTCCCAGGATCGACTGTTTTGCTGTTACATCTGCTCATGTAGGCTTTACACACCTACCTAATTACCTTGGTTACAAACAGGAAGAAACATGCTACCCACCAGTGCAGGTGTTCCAGCCAAATAAAAGCTTTGCCGAAGTACGTTTTGTTTCCACTTTACATTGAAATACATGTATTTCAGcatgtttgtgtatatatgtcTATGTAGATGCATGCATGTAGATACAAAACCATTTAGAATACAAatacatgtatttctttttgagCTTGTTTGATTAAATCACCCAAAAGTTCCCTGTACAGTTTTATGGGTGTTAAGATGCTAAATTCCTTTAAGGATCCTTTGCAATTTATGCTGAAGATAAGAATGAAATAACCCAGTGAAGAAAGCAGATACAGTATGAGAACCGAGTTCCCGTAAACGTGGAAAGGGATGTTTAGTATTCCTATGAAAACTGGCTGTATTTTAAGTTTATAACCATATGCCCTGatgtttagtttattttaaagaaaaatgcaacttTTGAAGTACTCTAGCCACAAAATGTACAAAGAGTGGTTGGAGTCTATGACTGGCTTTAGCAAGATGAGAACTCTGAAAATGCTAAATTCACTGAAGAAGTCATTTTAAAGGTATTGGTTGTGTCGCTTCTACTTAAATATGATAGCATCGAGATCCTTATGGTATGCTTCTGTTAATGGGAAAAAGctcttttaacagaaatattcataaaatttCAGTGGTTGTTCTATTTGAGGCTAAAGAATTTGTAAGCTAATCGTAGGTAATTCTTTCAATTTGTTGTTTAGCTTGTTGAGCCCTGGAGGTTGTGTGTTTCACCACGGGTATTCAGCCTTTTGTGTTCTGTTGTTTGGTTACATACATAACCTGGtacataaatgcataaatatttgacattttGTACTTTGAATGCTCCTCActgcaaatatgaaataattcagGTTGAAAGTTCTTAATGAGGTAAGAAACATTATCATGAATGAGCACCCTTTCAAATGTCTCTGGGAGAGAAATTATTAGTATGGATTGGGAAACAGTATGAATTGTTATGTTGGGAAACAGCCACACAAAGGGTGTTTTTCTTACTTTGGGGAGGGGAATTTGGggatttcttttcagaaatacaaaacaactgTTTTCAAAGTACTGTGCATATCTTTATAGACattaggatatatatatattcttttaaagtaataatactgtaaatcaaatattttagtatATAAGTTATAACTGGAAAGGCTGTAACAGGTATATGAAACCGAGGAAAACAGTGAGTGAGTATTCAAAGCTGGTGGTAGACAGACTCTTTACATAGTGCTTCTACTATTGTACGTTTGGTTTTggtgcttgctttgttttggctgAAGTCCTAACTTGTTCTAATGCATGCTAAAATACTTCATACGTTTCCAAAGCCAGTTCCAAAGGTAATTCATTATGGGGTAGGTGAGGTTTATTGTAATAGGAAATGGTCGCACTCAGCCTAGTTCTGATTTATCGCTGCCAGACTCTGCTGGGCTTTGCCTTAGGTGTATCGGAAGGTGTTTTTCCTGAAGGCAGCAGTTACGGATGCGCTGTCACAGAGCGGTGGCTGACTTCTTTAGTGAACATGCAGAGCTAGCTTTGGATAAAATTCAagatgcttcttttttattaaacaatatcttaacatttatttctataaCATGTTAATTGAATGTTATAAATAACTGTTACATGCATtgttaaatgaagaaattaatcGACTCATCATTGTTATTTTCTAGAACAAACCtaaaattaaaggaagagatgaagTCAGAAAAGAAGACAGGTTTTTGGGACAGTTTGGTGATAAAGCAGAATGTCCAATCTAGGAAACCAGATGAGATTGAGGGATGGGAACCGCCACAGATTACTGCTGCTGACTCTGCCAGTGACGCAGCAACTACTTTAAGTGACTATACAGCCTGGTCAGGCTGGGAAGATGAAACCAAAGGCTCCACAAAATACACAAACCTGGCCA includes the following:
- the TDRP gene encoding testis development-related protein isoform X1, which encodes MWKLNKSSKVLLDDSPEEDEARPRGPPPPPPPAAVFAAPQNKDQFLHDEVPSSVSQLATKVQGASFRGWKEVTSMFNKDDEQQLLAGCKSPKSKGTNLKLKEEMKSEKKTGFWDSLVIKQNVQSRKPDEIEGWEPPQITAADSASDAATTLSDYTAWSGWEDETKGSTKYTNLASSGNSSRWSIKSAGKLVSIRRQSKGNLTDNWEELD
- the TDRP gene encoding testis development-related protein isoform X3; amino-acid sequence: MWKLNKSSKVLLDDSPEEDEARPRGPPPPPPPAAVFAAPQVQGASFRGWKEVTSMFNKDDEQQLLAGCKSPKSKGTNLKLKEEMKSEKKTGFWDSLVIKQNVQSRKPDEIEGWEPPQITAADSASDAATTLSDYTAWSGWEDETKGSTKYTNLASSGNSSRWSIKSAGKLVSIRRQSKGNLTDNWEELD
- the TDRP gene encoding testis development-related protein isoform X4; the protein is MHNKDQFLHDEVPSSVSQLATKVQGASFRGWKEVTSMFNKDDEQQLLAGCKSPKSKGTNLKLKEEMKSEKKTGFWDSLVIKQNVQSRKPDEIEGWEPPQITAADSASDAATTLSDYTAWSGWEDETKGSTKYTNLASSGNSSRWSIKSAGKLVSIRRQSKGNLTDNWEELD
- the TDRP gene encoding testis development-related protein isoform X2, which translates into the protein MTRNSWFSCRLPHLCPLLKMQSDRSHGAGSSVCLGMCACRDQFLHDEVPSSVSQLATKVQGASFRGWKEVTSMFNKDDEQQLLAGCKSPKSKGTNLKLKEEMKSEKKTGFWDSLVIKQNVQSRKPDEIEGWEPPQITAADSASDAATTLSDYTAWSGWEDETKGSTKYTNLASSGNSSRWSIKSAGKLVSIRRQSKGNLTDNWEELD